One genomic segment of Gimesia chilikensis includes these proteins:
- a CDS encoding PVC-type heme-binding CxxCH protein: MKLRLFLLLTILASGSLYVVSQAAPPTPPPNNTGGEFFSPADSLKQFTVPDDLKLEQVLAEPLVKQPIFLNFDERGRMWVINYLQYPYPEGLRILSKDKHHRAVYDKVPLPPPHGDKGDDQITIHEDTNGDGKYDKHSVFLDDLNIASSFVKGRGGVWVLNPPYLLFYPDKNNDDVPDGDPVVHLEGFGMEDTHSVVNSLRWGPDGWLYSSQGSTVSGKVKKPGQKDSEAIQTLGQLIWRYHPEKKIYEIFAEGGGNAFGVEIDDKGRLYSGHNGGNTRGFHYTQGSYYQKGFGKHGPLSNPYAFGYFQAMKHAKVPRFTHNFIIYEAETLPKKYWGHLFGIEPLQGRVVESAVTADGSSYQTEDLQRPVATTDKRFRPVDIKLGPDGAIYFCDMYEHQIAHGQHYSGQVEKGDGRIYRLTAKDARPLAPFDLGKKSSQELIAVLDHPNRWFRQQALRLFGDRKDASVIPALKQKLFETDGQSALEALWALNLSGGFDEAVAAKSLKHSDPFVRAWTIRLLCDDHRVSPEIGQQLIALALTEPHVQVRSQLASSSKRLPADPGLPIAFNLLTRSEDLDDVHIPLILWWSLEKRVNEDRDALLAYFAKPEVWQSPLVEKYILERIMRRFAATGSRNDLLVCAKLLELAPEKSHAEILMSGFETAMKGRSTASFPKELVAAMSKYGGQSISLGLRQGDKEAIQKALKIVADSKADNQKRLDLIQIFGEVKVPACVPVLLDIISNSSDLQMQIAAISALQQYPDDAIGKTVTALYPNMSDDLRSAAQTLLTIRKAWAKDFLQAIDAGKINKATVPVETARKMTVFSDDGISNLIQKHFGSIAGATTEQMQQQIAAHQKMLLASQAEPDRYAGEKLFQKHCGKCHKLFGDGGEIGPDLTSFKRDDVGRMLVNIVNPSNEIREGFETYLVVTDDGRVVNGFLADQDNNVIVIRSADGQSITVERDNIDEMLPQKKSLMPEGLLDKLSDQEIQDLFSYLRSSQPLP, translated from the coding sequence TCAGCCCCGCCGACTCGCTGAAACAGTTCACCGTTCCGGACGATCTCAAACTCGAACAGGTGCTGGCCGAACCGCTTGTCAAACAGCCGATCTTCCTCAACTTTGATGAACGAGGACGGATGTGGGTCATCAACTATCTGCAGTACCCTTACCCTGAAGGGCTGCGAATCCTCAGTAAAGATAAACATCACCGGGCCGTCTACGACAAAGTCCCCCTGCCTCCCCCGCACGGCGACAAGGGAGACGACCAGATCACCATTCATGAAGATACCAACGGTGACGGCAAGTATGACAAGCATTCCGTCTTCCTCGACGACTTGAACATCGCGTCTTCGTTCGTCAAAGGACGGGGTGGTGTCTGGGTTTTGAACCCGCCTTACCTGCTCTTCTATCCGGATAAAAACAACGACGATGTACCGGACGGCGATCCCGTTGTGCACCTCGAAGGCTTCGGGATGGAAGATACCCACTCGGTCGTCAACAGTCTCCGCTGGGGACCAGACGGCTGGCTCTATTCCTCTCAGGGGAGCACTGTCTCCGGTAAAGTGAAAAAGCCGGGGCAGAAAGACAGCGAAGCCATCCAGACGCTCGGCCAGCTGATCTGGCGTTATCATCCTGAAAAGAAAATTTACGAGATCTTCGCGGAAGGAGGCGGCAACGCGTTCGGCGTGGAGATCGACGATAAGGGACGTCTCTACTCCGGCCATAACGGCGGTAACACACGCGGCTTCCACTACACCCAGGGAAGCTACTACCAGAAAGGGTTCGGCAAGCACGGCCCCCTCTCGAACCCTTACGCCTTCGGCTACTTCCAGGCCATGAAGCACGCCAAGGTTCCCCGCTTCACGCATAACTTCATTATCTACGAAGCCGAGACACTGCCCAAAAAATATTGGGGGCACCTGTTTGGCATCGAACCTCTGCAGGGTCGCGTGGTAGAAAGCGCAGTCACTGCTGACGGTTCATCCTACCAGACCGAAGACCTGCAACGTCCGGTCGCGACCACCGACAAACGCTTCCGCCCCGTCGACATTAAGCTCGGCCCGGACGGTGCGATCTATTTCTGCGACATGTACGAACATCAGATTGCCCACGGACAGCATTACTCGGGGCAGGTCGAAAAAGGGGATGGCCGCATCTATCGGCTGACGGCGAAAGATGCCAGGCCGTTGGCCCCCTTCGACCTGGGCAAGAAGTCATCTCAAGAACTGATCGCGGTGCTCGATCACCCCAACCGCTGGTTCCGTCAACAGGCACTGCGTCTGTTCGGCGACCGCAAGGACGCCTCGGTGATCCCCGCCTTGAAACAGAAGCTGTTCGAAACCGACGGCCAGTCTGCGCTGGAAGCACTCTGGGCGTTGAACCTCAGTGGCGGCTTTGATGAAGCGGTCGCAGCGAAGTCACTCAAACACTCTGATCCCTTCGTCCGGGCCTGGACGATTCGCCTGCTCTGCGATGACCATCGGGTCTCTCCTGAAATCGGACAGCAGTTGATCGCCCTGGCACTGACCGAGCCTCACGTTCAGGTCCGCAGCCAGCTGGCCAGCTCGTCGAAACGGCTTCCCGCCGATCCGGGACTGCCGATCGCCTTTAACCTGCTCACTCGCTCAGAAGATCTGGACGACGTACATATCCCGCTGATCCTCTGGTGGTCGCTGGAAAAACGGGTCAACGAAGACCGGGACGCCCTTCTGGCTTATTTCGCCAAACCGGAAGTCTGGCAGTCGCCACTCGTGGAGAAATATATCCTGGAGCGGATCATGCGCCGCTTCGCCGCGACTGGCTCGCGTAACGATCTACTGGTCTGTGCGAAACTTCTCGAGCTGGCTCCTGAAAAATCACATGCCGAAATCCTGATGTCCGGCTTCGAAACCGCCATGAAGGGACGCTCCACGGCCAGCTTCCCCAAAGAGCTGGTCGCCGCCATGTCGAAGTATGGCGGACAGTCGATCTCCCTGGGGCTGCGACAGGGTGACAAAGAGGCCATCCAGAAAGCGTTGAAGATCGTCGCAGATTCAAAAGCAGATAACCAGAAGCGACTCGACCTGATTCAGATCTTTGGTGAAGTCAAAGTACCTGCCTGCGTCCCCGTGCTGCTGGATATCATTTCCAACTCAAGTGACCTGCAGATGCAGATCGCAGCGATCAGCGCCCTGCAGCAGTACCCGGATGACGCCATCGGCAAAACGGTAACGGCCCTCTATCCCAACATGTCGGACGATCTGCGGAGTGCCGCCCAGACCCTGCTTACAATTCGTAAAGCATGGGCGAAGGATTTCCTGCAGGCCATTGATGCCGGCAAGATTAACAAGGCGACCGTCCCCGTCGAAACTGCCCGCAAGATGACTGTCTTCAGTGATGATGGCATCAGCAATCTGATTCAGAAGCACTTCGGCTCAATCGCGGGTGCGACCACCGAACAGATGCAGCAACAGATCGCAGCGCACCAGAAGATGCTGCTCGCCAGCCAGGCAGAACCCGATCGCTACGCCGGTGAGAAGCTCTTCCAGAAGCACTGTGGTAAATGCCATAAACTGTTCGGCGATGGCGGTGAGATCGGTCCCGACTTGACTTCCTTCAAACGGGACGACGTGGGCCGCATGCTGGTCAACATTGTCAATCCGTCCAATGAAATCCGGGAAGGTTTCGAAACCTATCTGGTTGTCACTGATGACGGTCGGGTAGTGAACGGCTTCCTGGCGGACCAGGACAACAATGTGATCGTGATCCGCAGCGCGGACGGCCAGAGCATCACTGTTGAGCGCGACAACATCGACGAAATGCTGCCGCAGAAAAAATCACTGATGCCCGAGGGGCTGCTCGACAAGCTCTCGGATCAGGAAATCCAGGACCTGTTCAGCTACCTCCGCAGCTCCCAGCCGCTGCCTTAA